The region GCCAGGGCGCTCTCCACGGCGCCGGGCACGGGGTCGAAGAGGACCACGCCGTACCCCGCCATCGCGCTCACCTGCGCGATCCCGTGCCCCATGGTCCCCGCGCCGATCACGGCGACGGTCCCGTTCTGTTCGTCCGCCAAGCCTGGATGCTCCGTCCGGGGGTCCGGGAAGAGGGGAGTCGGGGGTCCGGACCGCGAAAGCGGGGATATTCGCCCCCGCGCGGCGGCGGCGCAACCGCCCGGCGGGCGACGACGAGGCCTGCGGCATGGTGCGCCGCAGGCCTCGTCGCCCGGTCTCGCAGCCGGGGCTACGGCTTCACCGCGCGCAGCGTGAGGAAGAGGGGGATCTCGCGGGCGGCCAGCCGCTCCGCCTTCGCCCGGCGGCCGGGCGGGTGCGTCTGGTAGGTGGGGATCTCGTGCACCCCGTCGACCAGCAGCCCGCGGGCGGCAAGGCCGTTCACGTACGCCTCCAGCGGCCGGTGGTAGCTGCGGGTGGCCCCGCGCCGGCCGGCCCCGTAGCTCTTCATCGGCACGGCCAGGCGGGTGAGGTAGCGGTCGATGCGCCGGAAGCGCAGGCGGCGCCCGGCGTCCCACCCCCAGCCGCTCTGCCGGGGGACGCGGAAGCAGGGATGCGTCATCAGCAAGACGACGCGGCCGCCCGGGCGCAGCGACCAGGCCGCGCAGGCGAGCGCGTCTTCCAGCGGGTCGATGTCCTGGATGCTCAGCAGGAAGACGGCGGCGTCGAACGCGCCCTCGCCGAGCTCCGGCAGCTCACGGAGCCGGGTCGCGTCGCCGACCAGGAAACGGCCGTGCGCGCCGTGGTGGCGCCGCGCGAACGCGATCAGCCTGCGGCTGGCGTCGACGCCGGTGTAGCGGGCGCCCGCGGCCGCCACGTGGGGCGCCAGCGCGCCCGGCCCGCAGCCGACGTCCAGCACGTACTCTCCGGCCGCGGGC is a window of Longimicrobium sp. DNA encoding:
- a CDS encoding class I SAM-dependent methyltransferase — its product is MADWYAGWSGAEGSEHHRRLAIPALLDLLRPAAGEYVLDVGCGPGALAPHVAAAGARYTGVDASRRLIAFARRHHGAHGRFLVGDATRLRELPELGEGAFDAAVFLLSIQDIDPLEDALACAAWSLRPGGRVVLLMTHPCFRVPRQSGWGWDAGRRLRFRRIDRYLTRLAVPMKSYGAGRRGATRSYHRPLEAYVNGLAARGLLVDGVHEIPTYQTHPPGRRAKAERLAAREIPLFLTLRAVKP